A stretch of the Flavobacterium sp. 5 genome encodes the following:
- a CDS encoding radical SAM protein: protein MIAATESFIEEEKNVPIATKLAQMIVPQSRPRSATAHLIKGGQSTQIFIPNGSRLYTISQEVEQRITSLMDQKNEKGLQNELVLLGLDAPEYITDEPLQSPRLYALSLAIAQKCNMGCTYCYADQGDFGGPTKNMSLETAFKAIDLLLKDCPEGGKAQLTFLGGEPLINRQAIREATIYAETIAKSKNIQVSYSITTNGTLVTESDAIFFEEYGFSVTISLDGIGKDHDINRPMKGGKGSYDTIIKNIQPLLSLQKKMQVSARVTVTPENTNLPAVLDEFIQMGFHGVGFSPLLRSSNGQNEMNKEQLSVMLENMIACGLNFEKNVLAGKRYPFLNMVNALKEISKGTHRPYPCGAGAGYMGVSADEDLFACHRFVNEDVGKMGDLNNGIQADLQNNWLASRHVNKQDPCSQCWARYLCGGGCHHEVIEKGRPACDYIRSWLFYTIQANERLSRLKPNWNN from the coding sequence ATGATAGCGGCTACTGAAAGTTTCATAGAGGAGGAAAAAAATGTGCCAATTGCAACGAAGTTGGCACAAATGATTGTCCCCCAATCAAGACCACGTTCTGCTACAGCACATTTGATAAAAGGAGGTCAATCGACTCAGATTTTTATTCCAAATGGAAGCAGACTTTATACTATTTCTCAGGAAGTAGAGCAAAGAATAACTTCTTTAATGGATCAAAAGAATGAAAAAGGTCTGCAAAATGAGTTAGTTCTTTTGGGACTGGACGCTCCGGAATATATTACGGACGAGCCATTACAAAGTCCTCGATTGTATGCTTTATCATTAGCAATAGCTCAAAAGTGCAATATGGGTTGTACGTATTGCTATGCAGATCAGGGTGATTTTGGAGGACCTACAAAAAATATGTCTTTGGAAACCGCTTTTAAGGCTATCGATTTATTGTTAAAAGATTGCCCCGAAGGTGGAAAAGCACAACTTACCTTCCTGGGAGGAGAACCACTTATTAATAGACAAGCGATTAGAGAAGCAACCATTTATGCAGAAACAATCGCAAAAAGCAAAAACATACAAGTCAGTTATTCTATTACTACAAACGGAACTTTGGTTACAGAAAGTGATGCAATCTTTTTTGAAGAATATGGCTTTTCGGTAACCATTAGTTTGGACGGAATAGGTAAAGATCATGATATTAATCGCCCAATGAAGGGAGGTAAAGGAAGTTATGATACCATTATAAAAAATATTCAGCCCTTATTGTCTTTGCAAAAAAAAATGCAGGTATCTGCGAGAGTAACAGTAACTCCTGAAAATACTAACCTTCCGGCAGTTTTGGATGAATTTATTCAGATGGGGTTTCATGGGGTGGGTTTTTCACCTTTGTTAAGATCCAGTAATGGACAAAACGAAATGAATAAAGAGCAGCTGTCTGTTATGTTAGAAAACATGATTGCTTGCGGACTTAATTTTGAGAAAAATGTATTAGCAGGAAAACGATATCCTTTTTTGAATATGGTTAATGCATTGAAAGAAATTTCCAAAGGAACCCATAGACCTTATCCATGCGGTGCAGGTGCAGGTTACATGGGCGTATCTGCGGATGAAGATTTATTTGCGTGTCATCGTTTTGTAAACGAAGATGTTGGAAAAATGGGCGATTTAAATAATGGCATACAAGCTGATCTTCAAAACAATTGGCTTGCTTCACGACATGTAAATAAACAAGACCCCTGTTCACAATGTTGGGCTCGTTATCTTTGTGGAGGCGGATGTCATCATGAAGTAATTGAAAAAGGAAGACCGGCCTGTGATTATATAAGATCATGGTTGTTCTATACCATTCAAGCCAATGAAAGATTATCACGATTAAAACCCAATTGGAATAATTAA
- a CDS encoding NAD(P)/FAD-dependent oxidoreductase, which yields MKTFPEIFDVFILGAGPAGLCAAIRLLDMGYSVGMLEQEQFPRPQIGESLSPGIHNIFEYLNADHLLEDSMYLKNISAKVIWEDKENIYHRPSQNNGGIIVDRSKLDHELLKFAVSKGLYLIQPGKLKHSISSKNIWILDIIKDSTEIKINSKIVLDARGRKGSLLNERVPIAPSAVAMWTHVDNSIYKEACIEAVDNGWLWGSPVCGNRYRIMTFTDPITLKKNKQSHLLDVMSKTKLFSPFLNKIESSFIETCSVTSFVNQVPWNNQFIKIGEAAFTLDPLSSTGVEKAMRFSLQVAIAINTYLKDPDSQHPKEFYEEKLIESVVNHAHWTADYYSQAWACSEESEFWMKRANFQLDISKNKTDFTLKLEKEFNKERTVFEKKQVEPIPVDFVLYRLWDEVITVSSNITFKTVYAIDNDCIILKQALIHPNLERPLVYLDQVELFLLLKNMNGKVVSSILDHLNNYMPIEKAKKILVFLLSNQLLTVSQKEIIV from the coding sequence ATGAAAACATTCCCTGAAATTTTTGATGTGTTTATTCTAGGAGCTGGCCCTGCTGGATTATGTGCTGCGATACGACTATTGGATATGGGATATTCGGTAGGTATGTTGGAGCAGGAGCAATTTCCAAGACCACAAATAGGGGAGTCACTTTCCCCCGGGATTCACAATATTTTTGAATATTTAAATGCGGATCATCTTTTAGAAGATTCAATGTATTTAAAAAATATTTCCGCTAAGGTAATTTGGGAAGATAAGGAGAATATTTATCATCGTCCGAGTCAAAACAATGGAGGGATAATTGTTGATAGAAGTAAGCTCGATCATGAATTACTTAAGTTCGCTGTTTCTAAAGGTTTATATTTAATACAGCCTGGGAAATTAAAACATTCCATAAGCTCCAAAAACATATGGATATTAGATATAATAAAGGATTCGACCGAAATTAAAATCAATTCAAAAATTGTATTAGACGCACGGGGTCGCAAAGGGTCACTTTTAAATGAAAGAGTTCCAATTGCTCCATCGGCTGTTGCAATGTGGACTCATGTCGATAATTCTATTTATAAAGAAGCATGTATTGAAGCTGTTGATAATGGTTGGTTATGGGGATCACCGGTTTGTGGAAATCGCTATCGGATTATGACTTTTACAGACCCAATCACACTAAAAAAGAATAAACAGTCACATCTTTTAGATGTAATGAGTAAAACAAAATTATTTTCTCCTTTTCTAAACAAAATTGAGAGTAGTTTTATAGAAACTTGCTCCGTTACTTCGTTTGTTAATCAGGTACCTTGGAATAATCAGTTTATAAAAATAGGGGAAGCTGCTTTTACATTAGACCCACTTTCTTCTACTGGTGTAGAAAAAGCAATGCGCTTTTCTTTGCAGGTGGCTATTGCCATAAATACCTATTTGAAAGATCCAGATTCACAACACCCAAAGGAGTTCTATGAAGAAAAATTGATTGAGTCGGTTGTAAATCATGCACATTGGACAGCAGATTATTATAGTCAAGCATGGGCTTGTTCTGAAGAGTCAGAATTCTGGATGAAAAGAGCCAACTTTCAACTTGATATCTCTAAAAACAAAACCGATTTCACACTGAAATTAGAAAAGGAGTTTAATAAAGAAAGGACTGTATTTGAAAAAAAACAAGTAGAACCAATCCCTGTTGATTTTGTTTTATACAGACTTTGGGATGAGGTAATTACTGTTTCTTCTAATATTACGTTTAAAACTGTTTATGCAATTGATAATGATTGTATAATACTAAAACAAGCCCTAATTCACCCTAATTTGGAGAGACCTTTAGTGTATCTGGATCAAGTAGAATTGTTTTTGCTTTTGAAAAACATGAATGGTAAAGTAGTTTCAAGCATTCTAGATCATTTGAATAATTATATGCCAATAGAAAAGGCAAAAAAAATACTTGTATTTCTTTTGTCAAATCAGCTGCTTACGGTAAGCCAAAAAGAAATAATAGTGTAA
- a CDS encoding helix-turn-helix domain-containing protein: MKPFTFDQIPIMMNKIHDKLEHLEKLIVRISNVEENKEEVLNIQEASKLLDLSVSTIYSKVCKREIPVNKQGKRIYFYRHELMKWIKSGRVKTYLEIQNDIEKRSKI, from the coding sequence ATGAAGCCATTTACTTTTGACCAAATACCTATAATGATGAACAAAATTCATGATAAATTAGAGCATTTGGAAAAACTTATTGTAAGAATTTCCAATGTAGAAGAAAATAAAGAAGAAGTTCTAAACATTCAAGAAGCATCAAAACTTTTGGATCTATCGGTATCAACAATTTATAGTAAAGTGTGTAAAAGGGAAATCCCAGTTAATAAACAAGGTAAACGTATTTATTTTTATAGACATGAGTTAATGAAATGGATTAAGTCTGGTCGGGTAAAAACTTATTTAGAAATCCAAAACGATATTGAAAAAAGGTCAAAAATCTAA
- a CDS encoding DUF6660 family protein, translated as MKFTNIILSIIIVVLSCMPCADKEQGVSSVKVTITNSSKQHHEKDTCSPLCICNCCGCQGFAYNTICNYNFVAIKNIIDKKLPEYKSILTSNFYGSIWQPPQINA; from the coding sequence TTGAAATTTACAAACATCATATTGTCAATTATCATCGTAGTACTTTCCTGTATGCCTTGTGCAGACAAGGAACAAGGCGTTTCGTCTGTAAAAGTAACTATAACCAATAGCTCAAAACAGCACCACGAAAAAGACACCTGTTCTCCTTTGTGCATTTGTAACTGTTGTGGTTGCCAAGGTTTCGCCTACAATACAATATGCAATTACAATTTTGTTGCCATTAAAAACATAATTGACAAAAAACTGCCTGAATACAAATCAATTCTTACTTCCAATTTCTACGGAAGCATTTGGCAACCGCCACAAATTAATGCTTAA
- a CDS encoding CusA/CzcA family heavy metal efflux RND transporter gives MLNRIIHFSINNKFIIGLMTLFLIIWGVWSASKLPIDAVPDITNNQVQIITLCPTLAGQEVEQLVTFPIEQSIANLPDLEETRSISRFGLSVITVVFDDDVNIYFARQLISERLKEAISQIPQGIGTPELGPVSTGLGEVYQYILHPKKGSENKYSAMDLRSMQDWIVARQLNGTPGIAEINSFGGKLKQYEVGVNPNRLKAMGVTIPDIFNALEKNNQNTGGAYIDKKPSAYFIRGVGLVTSLEDVRNIVVKSNPNSVPIFIKDVADVKFGSAVRYGAMTYNGKVDAVGGIVMMLKGANSNEVVQRIKDKMIVIQKSLPDDVVVEPFIDRSTFVNRAISTVEKNLIEGALIVIFVLVLFLGNLRAGLIVASAIPLSMLFALGLMKVFGVSANLMSLGAIDFGLIVDGAVIIVEASLYFLEHNKTKVKLTQPQMDHAVEYSAKKMMSSAAFGQIIIMIVYFPILSLVGIEGKMFGPMAKTVSFAIIGAMILSLTYIPMMSALFLPKLISHKKTFSDKMMDFLYKKYEPLLVKVIEIKYKIVGITVALLLVTFFIFSKMGGEFIPNLAEGDYAFEFKMPLETSLSQSIETSMQGARIVKQFDEVKIVVGKTGAGEVPTDPMPPGATDLMIILKPQDEWKSGRTYDELGDAIEEKLSVIPGVFIEKSQPIQMRFNELMTGIKQDVAIKIFGENLDSLSVYAKKVENVIVNVKGVSSPQVEQVDGLPQINIEYDRLRIANYGLNVEDINSIVSTAFAGKAAGVVYENERKFDLVVRLDSTSRRSIEDVNNLLIPTPSGNQIPLSQVAKVDFKLGPAQISREAGKRRIVIGFNIQDRDVQSVVKEIQDKLATKVKLPSGYYFTYGGTFENLQKASNRLMIAVPISLLLIFMLLYFTFNSMKQASLIFSAIPMSAIGGVFALILRGMPFSISAGIGFIALFGVAVLNGIVLIGTFNQLEKEGWDDVIKRVIEGTKIRLRPVLMTATVASLGFLPMAMSHSAGAEVQKPLATVVIGGLLSATFLTLFVLPLLYIIFNTKIKIKGKSITTILVVGLFLSFSNGQAQSRKSIDEVLNLGLKDNLQYNINQSQITKNQLLIKGNKEFPKTGIFVENEDLRPSDKTGIWKIGLQQAFYMPQVNQAKKNYYSEQTKYYEVNKEVINTELKKNIRSVYYQLWYLQDKAALYQQLDTIYAGLLKTTTIKVKTGESAGIEKISANVKLKEIETNITQLQKEMVVQQQVLMQLLNSSEAILPLSKSLEKLEYGLQNSTENHPSLLLLQQNIAIANSEIAIQKSNNLPEFSGRIFSQKLYGVDDPYSGFSFSTLFPIFGSGANHNKIKAARTEKEVQEQQLQYKTQILKSDLTQRQTEVEKSLSGLQFYETLGLQQADEIIKAANQSYRAGETSYADFSLYLSQAIEIRKNYLDNLNAYNHAIIEFNYFTNK, from the coding sequence GTGTTAAACAGAATCATTCATTTTAGTATAAATAATAAATTCATCATTGGTTTGATGACTTTATTCTTAATCATTTGGGGGGTTTGGAGTGCTTCCAAATTACCTATTGATGCAGTACCGGATATTACAAACAATCAGGTACAAATTATTACGCTTTGCCCCACTTTGGCAGGGCAGGAAGTGGAACAATTGGTAACTTTCCCAATAGAACAAAGTATTGCAAATCTTCCCGATTTAGAAGAAACCCGAAGTATTTCACGCTTTGGTTTATCAGTAATCACAGTCGTTTTTGATGATGATGTCAATATTTATTTTGCACGACAACTTATTAGTGAACGCCTCAAAGAAGCGATTAGTCAAATACCACAAGGAATAGGAACACCCGAATTAGGTCCCGTTAGTACAGGACTTGGCGAAGTGTACCAATATATTTTACATCCAAAAAAAGGAAGTGAAAATAAATATTCTGCAATGGATTTGCGATCTATGCAAGATTGGATAGTAGCAAGACAACTCAACGGAACTCCCGGAATTGCTGAAATAAATAGTTTTGGTGGTAAATTAAAGCAATATGAAGTTGGCGTGAACCCAAATCGCTTAAAAGCAATGGGAGTAACAATTCCTGATATTTTTAATGCTTTAGAAAAAAACAATCAAAATACAGGCGGTGCTTACATTGACAAAAAACCAAGTGCTTATTTTATTCGTGGTGTTGGTCTGGTTACTTCTTTAGAAGACGTAAGAAATATTGTTGTGAAGAGCAACCCAAATAGTGTTCCTATTTTTATTAAAGACGTTGCTGATGTCAAGTTTGGAAGTGCAGTGCGTTATGGAGCAATGACTTATAACGGGAAAGTAGATGCAGTTGGTGGTATTGTAATGATGCTAAAAGGTGCAAACAGTAATGAAGTCGTACAAAGGATAAAAGACAAAATGATTGTCATACAAAAATCATTACCAGATGATGTTGTAGTTGAACCATTTATTGACCGAAGCACCTTTGTTAACCGTGCCATTTCTACCGTTGAAAAAAATCTGATTGAAGGTGCATTAATTGTAATTTTTGTATTGGTTTTATTTCTAGGAAATCTTCGTGCGGGACTTATCGTAGCGTCTGCTATACCTCTTTCTATGTTGTTTGCTTTGGGATTGATGAAAGTTTTTGGAGTAAGTGCAAATCTGATGAGTTTAGGAGCCATAGATTTTGGTCTAATTGTAGATGGTGCCGTAATTATCGTAGAAGCTTCCCTCTATTTTTTAGAACACAATAAAACTAAGGTGAAACTGACACAACCACAAATGGATCACGCTGTAGAATATAGTGCTAAAAAAATGATGAGCAGTGCAGCTTTTGGCCAAATCATTATTATGATCGTTTATTTCCCAATTCTATCTTTGGTGGGAATTGAAGGAAAAATGTTTGGGCCAATGGCTAAAACAGTTTCGTTTGCCATTATTGGAGCAATGATACTTTCATTGACCTATATTCCTATGATGAGTGCCCTGTTTTTACCTAAGCTTATCAGTCATAAAAAGACATTTTCTGATAAGATGATGGACTTTTTGTATAAAAAATACGAGCCTCTTTTGGTAAAGGTTATTGAGATAAAATACAAAATAGTTGGAATTACTGTTGCATTGCTTTTAGTTACCTTTTTTATTTTTAGCAAAATGGGTGGAGAGTTTATCCCAAATTTAGCGGAAGGAGATTATGCGTTTGAATTTAAAATGCCTCTCGAAACTTCTTTATCCCAAAGTATTGAAACCTCAATGCAAGGCGCAAGAATTGTAAAACAATTTGACGAAGTAAAAATTGTAGTGGGAAAAACTGGAGCAGGCGAAGTGCCTACTGATCCTATGCCTCCTGGAGCAACCGATTTAATGATTATTCTGAAACCGCAAGACGAATGGAAATCAGGTAGAACTTATGATGAACTAGGTGATGCAATAGAAGAAAAATTAAGTGTGATACCCGGTGTTTTTATCGAAAAAAGTCAACCGATTCAAATGCGTTTCAATGAATTAATGACTGGAATCAAACAAGATGTCGCTATAAAAATATTTGGAGAAAACTTGGACAGCCTTTCCGTATATGCAAAAAAAGTCGAAAATGTGATTGTAAATGTAAAAGGGGTTTCATCTCCTCAAGTAGAACAAGTAGATGGTTTGCCACAAATCAATATAGAATATGACCGTTTGCGAATTGCTAATTATGGTCTAAATGTAGAAGACATAAATAGTATTGTAAGTACTGCTTTTGCAGGAAAAGCTGCAGGTGTAGTTTACGAAAACGAGCGAAAATTTGATTTAGTGGTGCGGTTGGACAGTACATCAAGAAGAAGTATTGAGGACGTGAATAATTTATTGATACCGACACCTTCAGGAAATCAAATACCATTATCACAAGTGGCAAAAGTTGATTTTAAATTAGGCCCTGCGCAAATTAGTAGAGAAGCTGGAAAACGTAGAATCGTTATTGGTTTCAATATACAGGATAGAGATGTACAAAGTGTTGTAAAAGAAATTCAAGACAAATTAGCAACAAAAGTAAAATTACCATCTGGTTATTATTTTACTTATGGAGGAACATTTGAGAACTTACAAAAAGCGTCTAATCGATTGATGATTGCAGTTCCTATTTCCCTATTATTGATTTTTATGCTTTTGTACTTTACATTCAATTCTATGAAACAAGCCAGTTTAATATTTTCTGCAATTCCAATGAGTGCAATTGGAGGAGTATTCGCATTAATCCTTCGCGGAATGCCTTTTAGTATTTCAGCAGGAATAGGTTTTATTGCATTGTTTGGAGTAGCTGTATTGAATGGAATTGTACTTATAGGTACATTCAACCAACTCGAAAAAGAGGGCTGGGATGACGTTATCAAACGCGTTATTGAAGGAACAAAAATCAGACTGCGCCCCGTTTTAATGACGGCTACCGTTGCCTCATTAGGTTTCTTACCAATGGCAATGTCACACAGTGCAGGTGCCGAGGTGCAAAAACCATTAGCAACTGTAGTAATTGGCGGACTGCTCTCAGCAACATTTTTGACTTTATTTGTGTTGCCTTTACTATATATCATATTCAATACAAAAATTAAAATAAAAGGAAAATCGATAACAACCATTTTAGTTGTCGGACTGTTTCTTTCATTCAGCAATGGTCAGGCACAATCACGCAAATCTATCGATGAAGTCTTGAATTTGGGTCTAAAGGATAATTTGCAATACAATATCAATCAGTCACAAATAACAAAAAACCAGCTTTTGATAAAAGGAAATAAGGAGTTTCCTAAAACTGGCATATTTGTCGAGAACGAAGATCTTCGCCCTTCGGATAAAACCGGTATTTGGAAAATTGGTTTACAACAAGCTTTCTATATGCCGCAAGTAAACCAAGCCAAGAAGAATTACTATAGTGAGCAAACCAAGTACTACGAGGTTAACAAAGAAGTAATCAATACAGAGCTGAAAAAAAACATCCGTTCTGTTTATTACCAATTATGGTATTTGCAAGACAAGGCAGCTTTATATCAGCAATTAGACACTATTTATGCAGGCTTACTAAAAACGACCACCATAAAAGTAAAAACTGGAGAAAGCGCTGGTATTGAGAAAATTTCAGCAAACGTGAAGTTGAAAGAAATTGAAACAAACATCACGCAGCTTCAAAAAGAAATGGTAGTGCAACAGCAAGTACTAATGCAATTATTAAATAGCTCAGAAGCCATTTTGCCTCTTTCAAAATCTTTAGAAAAGTTGGAATATGGTTTGCAGAATTCAACCGAAAATCATCCAAGTCTTCTGTTATTGCAACAAAACATAGCGATTGCCAATAGTGAAATTGCTATTCAAAAAAGCAATAATTTACCTGAATTTTCCGGTCGTATTTTTTCACAGAAATTATATGGTGTAGATGACCCGTATAGTGGTTTTTCATTTTCAACATTATTCCCAATATTCGGAAGCGGTGCCAATCATAATAAAATAAAAGCCGCCAGAACCGAAAAGGAAGTACAAGAACAACAACTGCAATACAAAACGCAAATACTTAAATCTGACCTGACTCAACGTCAAACCGAAGTGGAAAAAAGCTTATCTGGTTTGCAATTTTATGAAACTTTGGGTTTGCAGCAAGCTGATGAAATTATCAAAGCCGCTAACCAATCCTACCGAGCTGGAGAAACAAGTTATGCTGATTTCTCATTGTATTTGAGTCAAGCCATCGAAATAAGGAAAAATTATTTAGACAATCTAAATGCCTACAACCACGCCATAATTGAATTCAATTATTTCACAAATAAATAA
- a CDS encoding efflux RND transporter periplasmic adaptor subunit — MKSLKLYKNPLLLFASCLLLVSCGKTETKPEEEQKATTEEAAPTIASLTAEQIKTVDIQFGTIEQKQLTATLRANGALRVPNNNKANATSMYGGVIKTINVQLGDFVKKGQVIATIANPQFIQLQEEYLSTSSKIIFAEQELARQKELNAGNAGALKNYQNADAELKSIRTRRASLQQQIQLMGINPNSLNNSNLRSALSVTSPITGTISNVFSKIGSYVDVSSPVAEIVDNSQLHLDLNIFEKDLPMLKVGQIIHFRITNNSGQDYNAKVYSIGAAFENDSKSIPVHATVQGNKTGLIDGMNITAIVSLNNVTTDAVPTDAIVSADGKEYIFVVTDKKAEEEPQEEENKSEEPKSKEPTTNFEKIEVAIGVSNMGYTAITLVKEVPANAKIVTKGAFFVNAKLTNKGEE, encoded by the coding sequence ATGAAATCTTTAAAATTATATAAGAATCCCCTTTTGTTGTTTGCCTCTTGTCTTTTGCTTGTTTCTTGCGGTAAGACCGAAACTAAGCCAGAAGAAGAACAAAAAGCAACAACAGAAGAAGCAGCTCCTACAATCGCGTCACTCACAGCCGAGCAAATAAAAACGGTAGACATACAATTCGGGACTATAGAACAAAAACAATTAACGGCAACACTCAGAGCCAACGGCGCATTGCGAGTGCCTAACAATAACAAAGCCAATGCCACTTCAATGTACGGGGGTGTTATAAAAACCATTAATGTACAGTTAGGTGATTTTGTAAAAAAAGGTCAAGTAATTGCTACAATAGCTAATCCACAATTTATACAATTGCAGGAAGAATATTTGAGTACTTCCAGTAAAATAATCTTTGCCGAACAAGAATTAGCAAGACAGAAAGAACTCAATGCAGGGAATGCGGGGGCATTAAAAAACTATCAAAATGCCGATGCAGAACTAAAATCAATTAGAACTCGCCGCGCTTCTTTGCAACAGCAAATTCAGTTAATGGGTATTAATCCAAATAGTTTAAACAATAGTAATTTGCGTTCTGCATTGTCAGTGACCAGTCCAATAACTGGCACCATAAGCAATGTGTTTTCCAAAATTGGAAGTTATGTTGATGTGTCTTCACCAGTTGCCGAAATTGTAGACAATTCACAACTGCATTTGGATTTGAATATTTTTGAAAAAGATTTGCCTATGCTAAAGGTGGGGCAAATTATACATTTTAGAATTACGAATAACTCAGGACAAGATTACAATGCCAAAGTGTATTCAATAGGTGCAGCCTTTGAGAATGACAGTAAAAGTATTCCTGTGCACGCTACCGTTCAAGGTAATAAAACGGGACTAATAGACGGAATGAATATAACTGCAATTGTAAGTTTAAATAATGTTACTACTGACGCAGTCCCTACTGATGCCATTGTAAGTGCAGATGGAAAGGAATATATTTTCGTTGTAACCGATAAAAAAGCGGAAGAAGAACCACAAGAAGAAGAAAACAAATCCGAAGAACCAAAAAGCAAGGAACCAACAACAAATTTTGAAAAAATTGAAGTAGCAATAGGCGTTTCTAATATGGGTTATACCGCTATAACATTGGTAAAAGAGGTTCCTGCAAATGCAAAAATTGTAACAAAAGGTGCATTTTTTGTAAATGCAAAATTAACCAACAAGGGAGAAGAATAA